A stretch of the Sphingomonas sp. CL5.1 genome encodes the following:
- a CDS encoding YdcH family protein, which translates to MQTAHLSALEAKHAVLDRRIAEEEHRPMPDTYLVADLKKQKLRVKEEIALAH; encoded by the coding sequence ATGCAGACTGCGCATCTTTCGGCTCTTGAGGCCAAACATGCGGTTCTGGACCGGCGCATTGCCGAGGAGGAGCATCGCCCGATGCCCGATACGTACCTGGTGGCGGACCTCAAGAAACAGAAATTGCGCGTGAAAGAGGAAATCGCGCTGGCGCATTGA
- a CDS encoding YdcH family protein produces the protein MDEHELTVRLNALRIEHRDLDAAIVALGGAGTVDQLQMARLKKRKLRLRDEIAALEDQLIPDIIA, from the coding sequence GTGGACGAGCATGAACTGACGGTGCGGCTGAACGCGTTGCGGATCGAGCATCGCGATCTTGACGCGGCGATCGTCGCGCTGGGCGGTGCCGGCACGGTCGACCAGCTCCAGATGGCTCGCCTCAAGAAACGCAAGTTGCGCCTGCGTGACGAGATCGCCGCGCTGGAGGATCAACTGATCCCCGACATCATCGCCTGA
- a CDS encoding DUF1465 family protein: protein MGRGHYDSAVHRRLIDGLYTEAMLLADEARSYFDEGGRVEREALPPMMRVSFSCESLKVTTRLMHVIAWLLTQRAIQQGELAARDALDPSRRLGAAPDTDAELLRGLPEQARQMIASSIDLHRRVARLDAAQVAGLPDESPARQMLDRLSLVF, encoded by the coding sequence ATGGGGCGCGGACACTATGATTCGGCGGTGCATCGCCGGCTGATCGACGGACTGTATACAGAGGCGATGCTCCTCGCCGACGAGGCGCGCAGCTATTTCGACGAGGGCGGACGGGTCGAGCGCGAGGCGTTGCCGCCGATGATGCGCGTCAGCTTCTCGTGCGAATCGCTGAAGGTGACGACGCGGCTGATGCACGTCATCGCCTGGCTGCTCACTCAGCGCGCGATCCAGCAGGGCGAGCTTGCCGCGCGTGACGCGCTCGATCCCTCGCGCCGGCTGGGCGCGGCGCCGGACACCGATGCGGAATTGCTGCGCGGACTTCCCGAGCAGGCGCGGCAGATGATCGCGTCCAGCATTGATCTGCACCGCCGGGTCGCGCGGCTGGATGCGGCGCAGGTCGCCGGCCTGCCGGACGAAAGCCCCGCGCGGCAGATGCTCGACCGGCTGTCGCTGGTTTTCTGA
- a CDS encoding nitronate monooxygenase family protein, with the protein MTVPTILSRLRLPIIGSPLFIISGPDLVIAQCKAGIVGSFPALNARPQGLLDEWLHRITEELAAHNRAHPDRPAAPFAVNQIVHKSNDRLGADLAVCEKWQVPITITSLGAREELNQAVHNWGGITFHDVIDDRFARKAVEKGADGLIPVAAGAGGHAGRLSPFAIVGEIRQWFDGPVALSGSIATGDAVLAAQAMGADFAYIGSPFIATAEANADERYKQGIVEGRAADIVYSNLFTGVHGNYLRGSITAAGLDPDNLPAGDYKTMNFGQSNGAKAKAWRDIWGSGQGIGAVSRIEPVADRVDRLEREYRAARSRLGLAGAA; encoded by the coding sequence ATGACGGTCCCGACCATTCTCTCCCGCCTGCGCCTGCCGATCATCGGCTCGCCCCTGTTCATCATTTCCGGCCCGGATCTGGTGATCGCGCAATGCAAGGCGGGGATCGTCGGCTCCTTCCCGGCGCTCAACGCGCGGCCGCAGGGGCTGCTCGACGAATGGCTCCATCGCATCACCGAGGAGTTGGCGGCGCACAACCGCGCGCATCCCGACCGGCCCGCCGCCCCCTTCGCGGTCAACCAGATCGTCCACAAGTCGAACGACCGGCTCGGGGCCGATCTCGCGGTGTGCGAGAAATGGCAGGTGCCGATCACCATCACCTCGCTCGGCGCGCGCGAGGAATTGAACCAGGCCGTCCATAACTGGGGCGGCATCACCTTCCATGACGTGATCGACGACCGTTTCGCGCGCAAGGCGGTCGAAAAGGGCGCGGACGGGCTGATCCCGGTCGCCGCCGGTGCTGGCGGTCACGCCGGCCGCCTCTCCCCCTTCGCGATCGTCGGCGAGATCCGCCAGTGGTTCGACGGGCCGGTGGCGCTGTCCGGCTCGATCGCGACGGGCGATGCGGTGTTGGCGGCGCAGGCGATGGGGGCGGACTTCGCCTATATCGGCTCGCCCTTCATCGCCACGGCCGAGGCCAATGCCGACGAGCGGTACAAGCAGGGCATCGTCGAGGGCCGCGCGGCGGATATCGTCTATTCCAACCTGTTCACCGGCGTCCACGGCAACTATCTGCGCGGCTCGATCACCGCCGCCGGGCTGGACCCGGACAATCTGCCCGCGGGCGACTACAAGACGATGAACTTCGGCCAGAGCAACGGCGCGAAGGCGAAGGCGTGGCGCGATATCTGGGGTTCGGGCCAGGGCATCGGCGCGGTGAGCAGGATCGAGCCGGTCGCCGATCGCGTCGACCGGCTGGAGCGCGAATATCGCGCTGCGCGGTCGCGGCTGGGGCTGGCCGGCGCGGCCTGA
- a CDS encoding gamma carbonic anhydrase family protein → MPLYEFHGKRPNCHATAWAAPSADLIGDVVLAEEASVWFGAVIRADNTTIAVGARSNIQDGAMLHSDPGAPCTVGEDCTVGHHAILHGCTVGDRALIGMGAIVLNHAVIPADCIVGAGALVTEGKTFEPGSLIVGSPAKAVRKLDDKTIAFLKLSAQGYVGKSREAMSDLKRVDPA, encoded by the coding sequence ATGCCGCTCTACGAATTCCACGGAAAACGGCCGAATTGCCACGCCACCGCCTGGGCCGCGCCCAGCGCCGACCTGATCGGCGACGTCGTGCTGGCGGAGGAAGCGAGCGTCTGGTTCGGCGCGGTGATTCGCGCGGACAACACCACCATCGCGGTCGGCGCGCGCAGCAATATCCAGGACGGCGCGATGCTCCATTCCGATCCCGGCGCGCCCTGCACCGTGGGGGAGGATTGCACCGTGGGCCATCACGCGATCCTGCACGGCTGCACCGTGGGGGACCGCGCGCTGATCGGCATGGGCGCGATCGTGCTCAACCATGCGGTGATCCCGGCGGATTGCATCGTCGGCGCCGGCGCGCTGGTGACGGAGGGCAAGACCTTCGAACCGGGCAGCCTGATCGTCGGCTCACCGGCCAAGGCGGTGCGCAAGCTGGACGACAAGACCATCGCCTTCCTCAAGCTCTCCGCGCAAGGCTATGTCGGCAAATCGCGCGAGGCGATGAGCGATCTCAAACGCGTCGACCCCGCGTGA
- a CDS encoding DoxX family protein: MQQILAAWRPRMLSILRIMAALLFMEHGLMKLFAFPLPQPGVPNPLPTILLVAAVIEVVGGALLALGLFTRLAAFICSGQMAVAYFTAHMPQGFWPGGNGGDAAVLFCFIFLYLVFAGPGSWSIDAARGRRS; this comes from the coding sequence ATGCAGCAGATTCTTGCCGCGTGGCGGCCACGGATGTTGAGCATCCTCAGGATCATGGCCGCACTGCTGTTCATGGAGCACGGGCTGATGAAGCTGTTCGCCTTCCCGCTGCCGCAGCCGGGCGTGCCGAACCCGTTGCCGACGATCCTGCTGGTCGCGGCGGTGATCGAGGTGGTCGGTGGGGCGCTCCTCGCGCTCGGCCTGTTCACCCGGCTCGCCGCCTTCATCTGCTCCGGGCAGATGGCGGTCGCCTATTTCACCGCGCATATGCCGCAGGGCTTCTGGCCCGGCGGGAACGGCGGGGATGCGGCGGTCCTGTTCTGCTTCATCTTCCTCTATCTCGTCTTCGCCGGGCCGGGGAGCTGGAGCATCGATGCGGCGCGCGGCCGCCGAAGCTAG
- a CDS encoding DUF4403 family protein, translating to MTARAALHDRVIPCLAMLAAIAIAGCHRKPPQQPPPRLETPVQLPEATSSIVVPITARLGDLERSINREMPLTLWSIDRVEDRCVPAQRLKLFGKRVKVTPDLRCRIVGTVRRGRVTLAGSGKTLRLTLPVNATISAEDIGGLIRRETATGAATVHGNVRLDIRPDWTPTAKVSIDYDWTTPPGVTLLGKRITFVDKADDKLADVVAKLERDLPKQLRALDARKEAAEAWRQGFATLLLNRENPPVWLRIVPTRIGFAGYRVQGRNLELTATAEALTQTFVGDRPTDPTPTPLPDLARQVKQPKLAFQIPVLADYAQLEPVLTRALAKLAARGITIPQAGPVDAKFSDVTIYATSGGRLAVGITVDAKLKSGLIDHTRGRVWLTGMPYNDANSELVEIRDLRVAADTNRETVNLLIQLFQTPDVVEAIRRSLTQDFANDYAKVLRSARAAIAERRQGDFVLRADIGEVTHGRVVPTGQGLFMPVQAYGTASIAYRPRVAKKR from the coding sequence ATGACGGCGCGCGCTGCTTTGCACGACAGGGTGATTCCGTGCCTCGCGATGCTGGCCGCGATCGCGATCGCCGGCTGTCACCGCAAGCCGCCGCAACAGCCGCCGCCGCGCCTCGAAACGCCGGTGCAACTGCCGGAAGCCACGTCCTCGATCGTCGTGCCGATCACCGCGCGGCTGGGCGATCTGGAGCGCTCGATCAATCGCGAGATGCCGCTCACCCTGTGGTCGATCGACCGCGTCGAGGATCGCTGCGTCCCGGCGCAGCGGCTCAAGCTGTTCGGCAAGCGCGTGAAGGTCACGCCCGACCTGCGCTGCCGCATCGTCGGCACGGTGCGGCGCGGGCGCGTCACGCTGGCAGGCAGCGGCAAGACGCTGCGGCTGACGCTGCCGGTCAACGCGACGATCAGCGCGGAGGATATCGGCGGCCTGATCCGCCGCGAAACGGCGACCGGCGCCGCGACCGTCCACGGGAACGTCCGGCTGGATATCCGGCCGGACTGGACGCCCACCGCCAAGGTCTCGATCGATTATGACTGGACGACGCCCCCCGGCGTCACCCTGCTCGGCAAGCGCATCACCTTCGTCGACAAGGCGGACGACAAGCTCGCGGATGTCGTGGCGAAGCTGGAGCGCGACCTGCCGAAGCAGCTCCGCGCGCTCGATGCCCGCAAGGAGGCGGCGGAGGCGTGGCGGCAGGGCTTCGCCACGCTGCTGCTGAATCGCGAAAATCCCCCGGTATGGTTGCGCATCGTGCCCACGCGGATCGGCTTCGCCGGCTATCGGGTGCAAGGCCGCAACCTGGAGCTTACCGCGACGGCGGAGGCGCTGACGCAGACCTTCGTCGGCGATCGCCCCACCGATCCGACGCCGACGCCGCTCCCCGATCTCGCCCGGCAGGTGAAGCAGCCGAAGCTCGCCTTTCAGATCCCGGTGCTGGCCGATTACGCGCAGCTGGAGCCGGTACTGACCCGCGCGCTCGCCAAGCTCGCCGCGCGCGGGATCACCATTCCACAGGCAGGGCCGGTCGATGCGAAGTTCAGCGACGTCACCATCTACGCCACCTCCGGCGGACGACTTGCGGTGGGCATCACGGTCGACGCGAAGCTGAAATCGGGCCTCATCGACCATACGCGCGGCCGGGTATGGCTGACCGGCATGCCCTATAACGACGCCAATTCGGAACTGGTCGAGATCCGCGACCTGCGCGTCGCCGCCGATACCAATCGGGAGACGGTGAACCTGCTGATCCAGCTATTCCAGACGCCGGACGTGGTGGAGGCGATCCGCCGCTCGCTGACGCAGGATTTCGCCAACGATTACGCCAAGGTGCTGCGCTCCGCCCGCGCCGCGATCGCCGAGCGCCGGCAGGGCGATTTCGTGCTGCGCGCGGATATCGGGGAGGTGACGCACGGCCGCGTCGTGCCGACCGGCCAGGGCCTGTTCATGCCGGTGCAGGCCTATGGCACGGCATCGATCGCCTATCGCCCACGCGTGGCGAAGAAACGCTAG
- the erpA gene encoding iron-sulfur cluster insertion protein ErpA, with protein MASVLSDIALTPAAAARVAAIAAKQGKPAILRLSVEGGGCSGFQYRFGFADAPEAGDTIAETDGVKLVVDDVSLDLVRGASVDYVESLGGAAFKVDNPNAASGCGCGTSFSV; from the coding sequence ATGGCAAGCGTCCTTTCCGATATCGCGCTCACCCCCGCCGCCGCCGCCCGCGTCGCGGCGATCGCGGCGAAACAGGGCAAGCCGGCGATCCTGCGGCTGTCAGTGGAGGGTGGCGGCTGCTCCGGCTTCCAGTACCGCTTCGGTTTCGCCGACGCGCCGGAGGCCGGGGACACGATCGCCGAGACCGACGGCGTGAAGCTGGTGGTCGATGACGTCAGTCTCGATCTCGTGCGCGGCGCGTCGGTCGACTATGTCGAATCGCTCGGCGGGGCGGCGTTCAAGGTCGATAACCCCAACGCCGCGTCCGGCTGCGGCTGCGGCACCAGCTTCTCGGTCTGA
- the xth gene encoding exodeoxyribonuclease III encodes MKIVSYNVNGIKARLPRLLEYLTEQQPDIVCLQELKSSDDTFPEADIRAAGYGAVWHGQKGFNGVAVLARAADPVERQRGLEGDPDDAHSRYLECDVDGLVIASIYLPNGNPQPGPKFDYKLRWMERLADRARALLAEEVPAVLAGDYNVIPNDDDTFSVRAMADDALMQPESRAAYRALVAQGWTDALRTRHPQGRVWTFWDYQAGAWQRDAGFRIDHLLLSPAAADRLVEAGVDRDYRGREKASDHAPTWVRVK; translated from the coding sequence GTGAAGATCGTCAGCTACAATGTGAACGGCATCAAGGCGCGCCTGCCGCGCCTGCTGGAATATCTAACCGAGCAGCAGCCCGACATCGTCTGCCTTCAGGAGCTGAAATCGAGCGACGACACTTTCCCGGAGGCCGATATCCGCGCCGCCGGCTATGGCGCGGTGTGGCATGGTCAGAAAGGCTTCAACGGCGTCGCCGTGCTGGCGCGCGCGGCCGATCCGGTCGAGCGCCAGCGCGGGCTGGAGGGCGATCCCGACGATGCGCACAGCCGCTATCTCGAATGCGATGTGGACGGGCTGGTGATCGCCTCGATCTATTTGCCCAACGGCAATCCGCAGCCGGGGCCGAAGTTCGATTACAAGCTGCGCTGGATGGAGCGGCTGGCGGATCGCGCCCGCGCCTTGCTGGCGGAGGAAGTGCCGGCGGTGCTGGCGGGCGATTATAACGTCATCCCGAACGACGACGACACCTTCTCGGTCCGCGCGATGGCCGACGACGCACTGATGCAGCCGGAGAGTCGAGCGGCCTATCGCGCGCTGGTCGCGCAGGGTTGGACCGACGCATTGCGCACCCGCCATCCGCAGGGGCGCGTGTGGACCTTCTGGGACTATCAGGCCGGCGCGTGGCAGCGCGATGCGGGCTTCCGCATCGACCATCTGCTGCTCAGCCCCGCTGCCGCCGACCGGCTGGTGGAGGCGGGCGTCGACCGCGATTATCGCGGGCGCGAAAAGGCCAGCGATCACGCGCCGACCTGGGTGCGGGTCAAATAG
- a CDS encoding MFS transporter — protein sequence MINALGLLKRRRFLPLFSTQFLGAFNDNLFKTAMVLFATYEIFADPRQESFFNALAAGLFILPFFLLSALAGQIADTTDKARIIRYVKIAEFGIMALGSGGLLLARADVPTIPVVLMLAAVTGLGVHSTFFGPIKYAILPQHLDEDDVLGGTGLVEAGTYLSILMGTILAGFIYRSVALVALLTFAVALAGYLTARQVPPAPRLGPPLTLDLNPFRASWRLINGTMHIPRLFLAICAISFFWTIGSVLVVIFPPLVKNVLTADASVASLVLAIFSIGVAIGSVVINLMLRGHISARFSPASVIAMAGAVLAFWFAVRHWTPAPAGTLYGIADFIHVPGAAFVLLSLIGVAVFGGMFVVPLYAFLTTTVPKDQTARTVAANNVVNAGAMTIGSVLVAGLTWWGVTPNDLLLAVVAMCFVSAWLAQKLHLACD from the coding sequence ATGATCAATGCCCTCGGGCTTCTCAAGCGTCGACGTTTCCTGCCGCTTTTCTCCACGCAGTTCCTGGGCGCGTTCAACGACAATCTGTTCAAGACGGCGATGGTGCTGTTCGCCACCTATGAGATATTCGCCGATCCGCGCCAGGAGAGCTTCTTCAACGCGCTGGCGGCGGGACTGTTCATCCTGCCCTTCTTCCTGCTCTCGGCGCTGGCCGGGCAGATCGCGGACACCACCGACAAGGCGCGGATCATCCGCTACGTGAAGATCGCGGAGTTCGGCATCATGGCGCTGGGGAGCGGCGGCCTGCTGCTCGCGCGCGCGGACGTGCCGACCATCCCGGTCGTGCTGATGCTGGCGGCCGTGACCGGGCTGGGCGTCCACTCCACCTTCTTCGGCCCGATCAAATACGCCATCCTGCCGCAGCATCTGGACGAGGACGACGTGCTCGGCGGCACCGGGCTGGTCGAGGCGGGCACCTATCTCTCGATCCTGATGGGCACGATCCTCGCCGGCTTCATCTATCGCTCGGTGGCGCTGGTGGCGTTGCTCACCTTCGCGGTGGCGCTTGCCGGCTATCTCACCGCGCGGCAGGTGCCCCCCGCCCCGCGCCTCGGCCCGCCGCTAACGCTCGATCTCAACCCGTTCCGCGCCTCGTGGCGACTCATCAACGGCACGATGCACATCCCGCGCCTGTTCCTCGCGATCTGCGCGATCAGCTTCTTCTGGACGATCGGTTCGGTGCTGGTGGTGATCTTCCCGCCGCTGGTGAAGAACGTGCTGACCGCCGACGCCAGCGTCGCGAGCCTCGTGCTGGCGATCTTCTCGATCGGCGTGGCAATCGGATCGGTGGTGATCAACCTGATGTTGCGCGGGCATATCTCCGCCAGATTCTCCCCCGCTTCCGTGATCGCGATGGCGGGGGCGGTGCTCGCCTTCTGGTTCGCCGTGCGGCACTGGACGCCGGCGCCGGCCGGCACGCTCTACGGCATCGCGGATTTCATCCATGTGCCGGGCGCGGCGTTCGTGCTGCTGTCGCTGATCGGGGTGGCGGTGTTCGGCGGCATGTTCGTGGTGCCGCTCTACGCCTTCCTCACCACCACCGTGCCCAAGGACCAGACCGCGCGGACGGTGGCGGCGAACAATGTCGTCAACGCCGGGGCGATGACGATCGGATCGGTGCTGGTGGCGGGCCTGACGTGGTGGGGCGTCACCCCCAACGACCTGTTGCTGGCGGTGGTGGCGATGTGCTTCGTCTCCGCGTGGCTGGCGCAGAAGCTGCACCTCGCCTGCGACTGA
- the pgsA gene encoding CDP-diacylglycerol--glycerol-3-phosphate 3-phosphatidyltransferase, with amino-acid sequence MLTVPNLLTLSRIVAVPLLVACLWWPAWTAGYWLAFALYCLMGVTDYFDGYLARAQGAVSRLGIFLDPIADKIMVAAVILMLVATRDIEGVHLIAAIIILLREIAVSGLREFLAQLQVSVPVSRLAKWKTTLQLVALGALILAGALPGEPWVKLVGLVSLWGAAGLTVVTGWDYLRVGLKHMD; translated from the coding sequence ATGCTGACCGTGCCGAACCTGCTTACCCTGTCGCGGATCGTCGCGGTGCCGTTGCTCGTCGCCTGCCTGTGGTGGCCGGCGTGGACGGCGGGTTACTGGCTCGCCTTCGCGCTTTATTGCCTGATGGGCGTCACCGATTATTTCGACGGCTATCTCGCCCGCGCGCAGGGCGCGGTCTCCAGGCTCGGCATCTTCCTCGATCCGATCGCGGACAAGATCATGGTCGCCGCCGTGATCCTGATGCTCGTCGCGACGCGCGACATCGAGGGTGTCCATCTGATCGCCGCGATCATCATCCTGCTGCGCGAGATCGCGGTATCGGGGTTGCGCGAGTTCCTCGCCCAGCTTCAGGTTTCCGTCCCCGTCTCGCGGCTGGCTAAGTGGAAGACGACTCTGCAACTCGTCGCGCTCGGCGCGCTGATCCTCGCCGGTGCGCTGCCGGGCGAGCCATGGGTGAAGCTGGTCGGCCTCGTCTCGCTGTGGGGCGCGGCCGGGCTGACGGTCGTCACCGGCTGGGATTACCTGCGCGTCGGCCTGAAGCACATGGATTGA
- the moaD gene encoding molybdopterin converting factor subunit 1 — translation MRVLYFAWVRERIGVGEEEVDPPAGTVTVGALVDWLAGRGEGHAAAFADRARLRAAVDQIFVPLDAPIAGAREVALFPPVTGG, via the coding sequence ATGCGCGTCCTGTATTTCGCCTGGGTGCGCGAGCGGATCGGCGTCGGCGAGGAGGAGGTCGATCCTCCCGCTGGCACCGTCACCGTCGGCGCGTTGGTCGACTGGCTCGCCGGGCGCGGCGAGGGCCACGCCGCCGCCTTCGCCGATCGCGCGCGGCTGCGCGCGGCGGTGGACCAGATTTTCGTGCCGCTCGACGCGCCGATCGCGGGTGCGCGCGAGGTGGCGCTGTTCCCGCCGGTGACGGGCGGATGA
- a CDS encoding molybdenum cofactor biosynthesis protein MoaE: MIHIRVSPEPIDLAAEHARAERGGAVATFTGLVRADDGVEELTLEHYPGATEAALERLAREAAARWSLAAATIVHRVGAMTPGERIVFVAACAPHRAAALEACAFLIDRLKTDAPFWKRERRGAEARWVEQRDGDRGAAARWD; encoded by the coding sequence ATGATCCATATCCGCGTCTCGCCCGAGCCGATCGACCTCGCCGCCGAACATGCGCGCGCGGAGCGGGGCGGGGCGGTCGCGACCTTCACCGGGCTGGTCCGCGCCGACGACGGGGTCGAGGAATTGACGCTCGAACATTATCCCGGCGCGACCGAGGCGGCGCTGGAGCGGCTGGCGCGGGAGGCGGCCGCGCGCTGGTCGCTGGCGGCCGCGACGATCGTCCACCGCGTCGGCGCGATGACGCCGGGCGAGCGGATCGTGTTCGTCGCCGCCTGCGCCCCGCATCGCGCGGCGGCGCTGGAGGCCTGCGCCTTCCTGATCGACCGGCTCAAGACCGACGCGCCCTTCTGGAAGCGCGAGCGGCGCGGCGCGGAGGCGCGCTGGGTCGAGCAGCGCGACGGGGATCGCGGCGCGGCGGCGCGGTGGGATTGA
- a CDS encoding hydrogen peroxide-inducible genes activator, whose product MAQTYLPTLKQLQYLIALKDHGHFGRAAESCFVTQSTLSAGIRELEMLIGVTLVERTRRVVRFTPLGERIAGKARKVLREAEELGDMARAAGRPLSGEMRMSVIPTIAPFLLPRILPRLRADYPDLKLFLREEPSAAACDSLHNGRADCVLLALPYACGEVATRPLFDDRLFVAFPEGEMGAGTAPVSANEIDETRLLLLEDGHCLKEHALAACNRPELRAEAQMLGTSLHTIVQMVDNGLGVTMLPEMALKAGILDHTAIHARPLAGEHPLRTIALAWRRASPRERDFLLLAEVLAEAE is encoded by the coding sequence GTGGCGCAAACCTATCTTCCCACGTTGAAGCAGCTTCAGTATTTGATCGCGCTCAAGGATCACGGCCATTTCGGCCGCGCGGCGGAAAGCTGCTTCGTCACCCAGTCCACCCTGTCGGCGGGCATCCGCGAGCTGGAGATGCTGATCGGCGTCACGCTGGTCGAGCGCACGCGGCGCGTGGTGCGTTTCACCCCGCTGGGCGAGCGGATCGCGGGCAAAGCGCGCAAGGTGCTGCGCGAGGCGGAGGAGCTTGGCGACATGGCGCGCGCCGCCGGGCGGCCGCTGTCCGGCGAGATGCGGATGAGCGTGATCCCGACGATCGCGCCCTTCCTGCTGCCGCGCATTCTGCCGCGGTTGCGCGCGGACTATCCCGATCTCAAGCTGTTCCTGCGCGAGGAGCCGAGCGCGGCGGCATGCGATTCGCTCCACAACGGGCGGGCGGATTGCGTGCTGCTCGCGCTGCCCTATGCCTGCGGAGAAGTCGCGACCCGGCCGCTGTTCGACGATCGGCTGTTCGTCGCCTTCCCCGAGGGCGAGATGGGCGCGGGGACTGCGCCGGTCTCCGCCAACGAGATCGACGAGACGCGGCTGCTGCTGCTCGAGGACGGGCATTGCCTGAAGGAGCATGCCCTCGCCGCGTGCAACCGCCCGGAGTTGCGCGCCGAGGCGCAGATGCTCGGCACCTCGCTGCATACGATCGTGCAGATGGTCGACAACGGGCTGGGCGTGACGATGCTGCCGGAAATGGCGCTGAAAGCGGGCATCCTCGATCACACCGCGATCCACGCCCGGCCGCTCGCGGGCGAGCATCCGCTGCGCACGATCGCGCTGGCATGGCGTCGCGCCTCGCCACGCGAGCGCGATTTCCTGCTGTTGGCCGAGGTGCTGGCGGAGGCGGAATAG
- a CDS encoding peroxiredoxin encodes MLTIGDTFPAITVPVQQGTSALPAGETLDLTTAFPGKWKVLFYWPKDFTFVCPTEIVGYSQLNGDFADRDAVLIGASTDTAHVHLAWRKSDPDLAAADFPWIADNGAKLAEALGILDKNEHVAYRATFIVDPDNVIQAVQVNGLNVGRNPAETLRVLDALQTDELCPCNWNKGDDVLQVAA; translated from the coding sequence ATGCTGACCATCGGCGACACCTTCCCCGCCATCACCGTTCCCGTCCAGCAGGGCACCAGCGCGCTGCCGGCCGGCGAGACGCTCGACCTCACCACTGCCTTTCCGGGCAAGTGGAAGGTGCTGTTCTACTGGCCGAAGGACTTCACCTTCGTTTGCCCGACCGAGATCGTCGGCTACAGCCAGCTCAACGGCGACTTCGCGGATCGCGACGCGGTGCTGATCGGCGCCTCGACCGACACCGCCCATGTCCACCTCGCCTGGCGCAAGTCCGACCCCGATCTCGCGGCGGCCGACTTCCCGTGGATCGCCGACAACGGCGCGAAGCTGGCGGAGGCGCTCGGCATCCTCGATAAGAACGAGCATGTCGCCTATCGTGCCACCTTCATCGTCGATCCGGACAATGTGATCCAGGCGGTGCAGGTCAATGGCCTGAACGTCGGCCGCAACCCGGCCGAGACGCTGCGCGTGCTCGACGCGCTCCAGACGGACGAGCTGTGCCCGTGCAACTGGAACAAGGGCGACGACGTCCTGCAGGTCGCGGCGTAA
- a CDS encoding carboxymuconolactone decarboxylase family protein — protein MSLKDFAGALPDFAKDIRLNVGSLLNETVLNDQRKYGTLLACAHGTGHKPLVDATEAEVADKLSPEAANAARAAAAVMAMNNVYYRFTHLAGNEEYSKMPAKLRMNVIGAPGIDKVDFELFSLAVSAMNGCGRCIDAHEQVLKNAGVTAELIQTAVRIGAVMKAVATVHAATA, from the coding sequence ATGTCGCTCAAGGATTTCGCGGGCGCGCTGCCCGATTTCGCCAAGGATATCCGCCTCAACGTCGGCTCGCTGCTCAACGAGACGGTGCTGAACGACCAGCGCAAATACGGCACCCTGCTCGCCTGCGCGCACGGCACCGGCCACAAGCCGCTGGTGGACGCGACCGAGGCGGAAGTGGCCGACAAGCTCTCGCCCGAGGCCGCCAACGCGGCGCGCGCGGCGGCGGCGGTGATGGCGATGAACAACGTCTATTATCGCTTCACGCACCTCGCCGGGAACGAGGAATATTCCAAGATGCCGGCCAAGCTGCGCATGAACGTGATCGGCGCGCCGGGAATCGACAAGGTGGATTTCGAGCTGTTCAGCCTCGCCGTCAGCGCGATGAACGGCTGCGGCCGCTGCATCGACGCGCATGAGCAGGTGCTGAAGAACGCCGGCGTCACCGCCGAGTTGATCCAGACCGCGGTTCGCATCGGCGCGGTGATGAAGGCGGTCGCCACGGTCCACGCGGCCACCGCGTGA